A DNA window from Micromonospora sp. NBC_01739 contains the following coding sequences:
- a CDS encoding response regulator, giving the protein MAEQSRQPAEAAEARPERLRVFLVDDHAMFRAGVRAELGAHVEVVGEASTVAEAVSRIAATGPDVVLLDVHMPDGGGRAVLEAMRRSHPQVRFLALSVSDAAEDVIGLIRAGARGYVTKTISPDELAAAIRRVADGDAVFSPRLAGFVLDAFAARPDAPVADPELDQLTNREREVLRLLARGYAYKEIARELFISIKTVETHVSNVLRKLQMSNRYELSRWAADRRLV; this is encoded by the coding sequence ATGGCTGAGCAGTCGAGGCAACCGGCCGAGGCGGCCGAGGCCCGCCCTGAGCGGCTGCGGGTGTTCCTGGTCGACGACCACGCGATGTTCCGGGCCGGCGTACGCGCCGAGCTGGGCGCGCACGTGGAGGTGGTCGGCGAGGCGAGCACGGTGGCCGAGGCGGTCAGCCGGATCGCCGCCACCGGACCCGATGTCGTGCTGCTGGACGTACACATGCCCGACGGTGGGGGCCGGGCGGTGCTGGAGGCGATGCGGCGCAGCCATCCCCAGGTGCGGTTCCTGGCCCTCAGCGTCTCCGACGCCGCCGAGGACGTGATCGGGCTGATCCGGGCCGGTGCCCGGGGCTACGTGACCAAGACCATCTCCCCGGACGAGCTGGCCGCGGCGATCCGCCGGGTGGCCGACGGGGACGCGGTGTTCAGCCCACGGCTGGCCGGCTTCGTGCTGGACGCCTTCGCCGCCCGCCCGGACGCCCCGGTCGCGGACCCCGAACTGGACCAGCTGACCAACCGCGAGCGCGAGGTGTTGCGACTGCTGGCCCGGGGGTACGCGTACAAGGAGATCGCCCGGGAGCTCTTCATCTCGATCAAGACGGTGGAGACCCATGTTTCCAACGTGTTGCGCAAGCTCCAGATGTCCAACCGGTACGAGTTGTCCCGATGGGCGGCGGACCGCCGACTGGTCTAA
- a CDS encoding peptide ABC transporter substrate-binding protein gives MRGKFLKVAVAATATAMLATACGGSSDNDNDNAGSTGGTLRVYNAEPAFLTPSGGDDEPSLYVIRSLFRGLVKYNAQTSAVEMDLAESVESDDQKLWTIKIKSGYTFDNGEPVNADAFIRSWNFAAYSPNTQNNGYFMKRIAGIKDVQSVDPDGDGPQKAPEPKAKELSGLKKVDDLTFTVELEAPFSGFPTTIGYPGFFPMAEACVADIAACNEKPIGNGPYKMDGNWQHNVAINVVRSDTWKGEPGKPDRIEYKIFADVDAGYAAFQAGELDVMYTVPPARYKEAKATYNDRMYEQPGDSFTYVGMPLYQDNFKDKRIRQALSLSIDRQSIIDAVFDGRFTPATGFVAPTFEGARADVCKYCTKDVEKAKQLLAEAGGWPAGEKLILWANAGAGHDQWLQAVGDQIKDALGIDYELKVNLQFAEYLETADQKKFTGGFRLGWGPDYPFMETFLYPLYGTGSGSNNSTYSNPAFDAAMKEGDSADSIQAAIPSYQKAEDLIGEDLPVIPMWFNKVGALYSENVDQFVWNAVSDADYAATSLK, from the coding sequence ATGCGCGGGAAATTCCTGAAGGTGGCGGTCGCGGCGACCGCCACCGCCATGTTGGCTACCGCCTGCGGCGGCAGTAGCGACAACGACAACGACAACGCCGGCTCGACCGGCGGCACGTTGCGCGTCTACAACGCGGAGCCGGCGTTCCTGACGCCCTCCGGTGGTGACGACGAGCCGTCGCTGTATGTGATCCGTTCGCTTTTCCGCGGTCTGGTGAAGTACAACGCCCAGACCTCCGCGGTCGAGATGGACCTGGCCGAGTCGGTCGAGTCGGATGACCAGAAGCTCTGGACCATCAAGATCAAGAGCGGCTACACCTTCGACAACGGCGAGCCGGTCAACGCCGACGCCTTCATCCGTTCCTGGAACTTCGCGGCCTACAGCCCGAACACCCAGAACAACGGCTACTTCATGAAGCGCATCGCCGGGATCAAGGACGTCCAGTCCGTGGACCCGGACGGCGACGGCCCGCAGAAGGCCCCGGAGCCGAAGGCCAAGGAGCTCTCCGGCCTCAAGAAGGTCGACGACCTGACCTTCACCGTCGAGCTGGAGGCCCCGTTCTCCGGCTTCCCGACCACCATCGGCTACCCGGGCTTCTTCCCGATGGCCGAGGCGTGCGTCGCCGACATCGCGGCCTGCAACGAGAAGCCGATCGGTAACGGCCCGTACAAGATGGACGGCAACTGGCAGCACAACGTTGCGATCAACGTGGTTCGCAGCGACACCTGGAAGGGTGAGCCCGGCAAGCCGGACCGCATCGAGTACAAGATCTTCGCCGACGTCGACGCCGGTTACGCCGCCTTCCAGGCCGGCGAGCTGGACGTGATGTACACCGTGCCGCCGGCCCGTTACAAGGAGGCCAAGGCCACCTACAACGACCGCATGTACGAGCAGCCGGGTGACAGCTTCACCTACGTCGGTATGCCGCTGTACCAGGACAACTTCAAGGACAAGCGGATCCGTCAGGCGCTCTCGCTGTCGATCGACCGCCAGTCGATCATCGACGCCGTCTTCGACGGCCGGTTCACCCCGGCCACCGGCTTCGTCGCCCCGACCTTCGAGGGTGCCCGCGCCGACGTCTGCAAGTACTGCACCAAGGACGTCGAGAAGGCCAAGCAGCTGCTCGCCGAGGCTGGCGGCTGGCCGGCCGGTGAGAAGCTGATCCTGTGGGCCAACGCCGGTGCCGGTCACGACCAGTGGCTGCAGGCCGTTGGTGACCAGATCAAGGACGCCCTGGGCATCGACTACGAGCTGAAGGTCAACCTGCAGTTCGCCGAGTACCTCGAGACCGCGGACCAGAAGAAGTTCACCGGTGGATTCCGGCTCGGCTGGGGCCCGGACTACCCGTTCATGGAGACCTTCCTCTACCCGCTCTACGGCACGGGTTCGGGCAGCAACAACTCGACCTACAGCAACCCCGCGTTCGACGCCGCGATGAAGGAGGGTGACTCGGCCGACTCGATCCAGGCCGCGATCCCGTCCTACCAGAAGGCGGAGGACCTGATCGGTGAGGACCTGCCGGTCATCCCGATGTGGTTCAACAAGGTTGGTGCCCTCTACAGCGAGAACGTCGACCAGTTCGTCTGGAACGCCGTTTCCGACGCGGACTACGCAGCGACCTCTCTGAAGTAG
- a CDS encoding ABC transporter permease, with the protein MGRYVIRRLLQFIPTVLGTMFLLHYITSLAIQFSGNPVRAMFGDRTPSPAQLDALTERLGYGDPCLSRKGDPCLWRVAADGNGWLGTSYEPGLFFDRLGNIFFRFDFGINLRQREVTDLVADAIPFTLKLLVIAIIFEAVVGIAAGVLAGLRGGSFIDYMVKISTVFLISVPIFVLGVVVREFVGVKFGNVLRGQDWIPDVISAGVFTPGFKADYPFASLIIPGMVLGAVSLATTARLTRTSIMENIRADYVRTAKAKGLANKRVIGVHTLRNSLIPVITFLGVDIGAAMAGAVVTETIFNVPGIGRLVTFSARTGESSVVVGVVTMLVLVVLIANLLVDLLYAVLDPRIRYE; encoded by the coding sequence ATGGGGCGCTACGTCATTCGACGGTTGCTCCAGTTCATCCCCACCGTGCTGGGCACCATGTTCCTGCTTCACTACATCACCTCGCTGGCCATCCAGTTCAGCGGGAACCCGGTCCGGGCCATGTTCGGTGACCGGACCCCCTCCCCCGCCCAGTTGGACGCGCTCACCGAGCGGCTCGGTTACGGTGATCCATGCCTGAGCCGCAAGGGTGACCCCTGCCTCTGGCGCGTGGCGGCAGACGGCAACGGCTGGCTGGGCACCAGCTACGAGCCGGGTCTTTTCTTCGACCGCCTGGGCAACATCTTCTTCCGCTTCGACTTCGGCATCAACCTGCGTCAGCGTGAGGTCACGGACCTGGTGGCCGACGCCATCCCGTTCACTCTCAAGCTGCTGGTGATCGCGATCATCTTCGAGGCGGTCGTGGGTATCGCAGCAGGTGTGCTTGCCGGTCTGCGCGGTGGCAGTTTCATCGACTACATGGTGAAGATCAGCACGGTCTTCCTCATCTCGGTGCCGATCTTCGTGCTCGGCGTGGTGGTGCGGGAATTCGTCGGGGTCAAGTTCGGCAACGTCCTGCGGGGCCAGGACTGGATTCCCGACGTGATTTCCGCGGGTGTCTTCACGCCCGGCTTCAAGGCCGACTATCCGTTCGCCAGCCTGATCATTCCCGGCATGGTGCTCGGCGCAGTCTCGCTGGCCACCACGGCCCGGCTGACCCGGACCAGCATCATGGAGAACATCCGGGCCGACTACGTCCGGACCGCCAAGGCCAAGGGCCTGGCGAACAAGCGGGTCATCGGCGTGCACACGCTGCGCAACTCGCTGATTCCGGTGATCACCTTCCTCGGCGTCGACATCGGTGCGGCGATGGCGGGTGCGGTCGTCACGGAAACGATCTTCAACGTTCCCGGCATCGGTCGACTGGTGACCTTCTCCGCCCGTACCGGCGAATCTTCAGTCGTGGTCGGTGTGGTGACCATGCTGGTGCTTGTCGTCCTGATCGCCAACCTGCTGGTCGACCTGCTGTACGCCGTGCTCGACCCGAGGATCCGCTATGAGTGA
- a CDS encoding ABC transporter permease, which translates to MSDLTSAGAAVGGAPVGGDGPTTEATTGGGGKERSASLWADARRQLVRDPVFVIASLYILVVGSMAAFPWLWTSQDPRACSTDRSRIGPSWEHPFGYDILGCDYYSHAIYGARPSMVIAVMATSAIVIVGGLLGLLAGYYGGWVDTIISRVMDIFFSLPFLLGAIVFLTVIKRQNIWTITMVLFLLAWPTIARIIRGSVISAKDLDYVHAAKAVGARNSRLMFRHILPNAIAPMLVYATIVLGSFVAAEATLTFLGVGLQPPAQSWGIMISVHQVYFLEDPWLLLFPCGLLVGTVLSFILMGDALRDALDPKFR; encoded by the coding sequence ATGAGTGACCTGACGAGTGCGGGTGCGGCCGTCGGTGGCGCGCCGGTCGGGGGTGACGGCCCGACGACGGAGGCCACTACCGGCGGTGGTGGCAAGGAGCGCAGTGCCAGCCTGTGGGCGGACGCCCGGCGGCAGCTGGTCCGCGACCCGGTCTTCGTGATCGCCTCCCTCTACATCCTGGTGGTCGGCTCGATGGCGGCCTTCCCGTGGCTCTGGACCAGCCAGGATCCGCGTGCCTGCAGCACCGACCGGTCCCGCATCGGGCCTAGCTGGGAGCACCCCTTCGGGTACGACATCCTCGGTTGCGACTACTACTCGCACGCCATCTACGGCGCTCGGCCCTCGATGGTGATCGCGGTGATGGCGACCTCCGCCATCGTGATCGTCGGTGGCCTGCTCGGTCTGCTGGCCGGCTACTACGGCGGCTGGGTCGACACGATCATCTCCCGGGTGATGGACATCTTCTTCTCGCTGCCGTTCCTGCTCGGCGCGATCGTGTTCCTGACCGTGATCAAGCGGCAGAACATCTGGACCATCACCATGGTGCTGTTCCTGCTGGCCTGGCCGACAATCGCCCGGATCATCCGGGGCAGCGTGATCTCCGCGAAGGATCTGGACTACGTACACGCGGCTAAGGCCGTGGGTGCCCGCAACTCGCGGTTGATGTTCCGGCACATCCTGCCGAACGCGATCGCCCCGATGCTGGTGTACGCGACCATCGTGCTCGGCTCGTTCGTCGCCGCGGAGGCCACGCTGACCTTCCTCGGTGTCGGGCTCCAGCCGCCGGCCCAGTCGTGGGGCATCATGATCTCGGTCCACCAGGTCTACTTCCTGGAGGATCCGTGGCTGCTGCTCTTCCCCTGCGGCCTGCTGGTCGGCACGGTGCTGTCCTTCATCCTCATGGGTGACGCCCTGCGTGACGCCCTCGACCCGAAGTTCCGGTGA
- a CDS encoding ABC transporter ATP-binding protein has protein sequence MSTDVNVKLDALPGLDPNALPLEVKNLQVEFRTRNGIAHAVNGVSFDVRAGETRAILGESGCGKSVTAQAIMGILDTPPGFVTGGEILYRGVDLLKLPEAQRRRVRANRIAMIFQDALSALNPVFTVGFQLAELFRKHRGMSRRDAKARAVELLDLVKIPAANQRVNDYPHQFSGGMRQRVMIAMALALDPEVLIADEPTTALDVTVQAQIMALLAELQQERNMALVLITHDMGVVADVADRISVMYAGRVIEEAGVDDIYASPAHPYTKGLLESIPRLDLKGQELSAIKGLPPALTNIPPGCAFNPRCRYAQDVCRQDPAPPLYQVTPSRTSACHFWKEVKGDE, from the coding sequence ATGAGCACTGATGTGAACGTCAAGTTGGACGCGCTGCCGGGTCTGGACCCGAACGCGCTGCCGCTGGAGGTCAAGAACCTGCAGGTGGAGTTCCGCACCCGCAACGGCATCGCCCACGCGGTCAACGGAGTGAGCTTCGACGTGCGGGCCGGCGAGACCCGGGCGATCCTCGGCGAGTCGGGCTGCGGCAAGAGCGTGACCGCTCAGGCGATCATGGGCATCCTGGACACCCCGCCCGGGTTCGTCACCGGTGGAGAGATCCTCTACCGGGGTGTCGACCTGCTGAAGCTGCCCGAGGCGCAGCGCCGCCGGGTCCGGGCCAACCGGATCGCGATGATCTTCCAGGACGCCCTCTCCGCGCTGAACCCGGTCTTCACGGTCGGGTTCCAGCTCGCCGAGCTGTTCCGTAAGCACCGGGGCATGTCCCGCCGGGACGCCAAGGCCCGCGCGGTCGAGCTGCTCGACCTGGTCAAGATCCCGGCGGCGAATCAGCGGGTGAACGACTACCCCCACCAGTTCTCCGGGGGTATGCGCCAGCGCGTGATGATCGCGATGGCGCTGGCACTCGACCCCGAGGTGCTGATCGCCGACGAGCCGACCACCGCGTTGGACGTGACCGTCCAGGCCCAGATCATGGCCCTGCTGGCCGAGCTCCAGCAGGAGCGGAACATGGCCCTGGTGCTGATCACCCACGACATGGGGGTGGTCGCCGACGTGGCGGACCGGATCTCGGTCATGTACGCCGGTCGGGTCATCGAGGAAGCCGGGGTGGACGACATCTACGCCAGCCCGGCCCACCCGTACACCAAGGGTCTGTTGGAGTCGATCCCGCGCCTGGACCTCAAGGGCCAGGAACTCAGCGCCATCAAGGGCCTGCCCCCGGCGCTGACCAACATCCCGCCGGGCTGCGCCTTCAACCCCCGCTGCCGGTACGCACAGGACGTCTGCCGCCAGGACCCGGCGCCGCCGCTGTACCAGGTGACGCCGAGCCGCACGTCGGCCTGCCACTTCTGGAAGGAGGTCAAGGGCGATGAGTGA
- a CDS encoding ABC transporter ATP-binding protein, protein MSDFVLETRDLVKHFPLTQGIVFKKQYGAVRAVDGVNLQLRRGETLGVVGESGCGKSTLARMLVGLETPTSGDLFVQGRNMAKVGAEERRRGRRNIQLVMQDPYTSLNPRMTVGDIIGEPFEVHPDVVPKGQRRRKVQELLELVGLNPDHINRYPHQFSGGQRQRIGIARALALNPEIILCDEPVSALDVSIQAQVINLLEKLQNELGLSYIFIAHDLSVVRHIADRVAVMYLGKIVEVGTEDEIYETPTHPYTQALLSAVPVPDPKLRGQRDQIVLTGDVPSPANPPSGCRFRTRCWKAQDICAEQEPLLEVRDKSGHPSACHFAEVRDVVHATE, encoded by the coding sequence ATGAGTGACTTCGTGCTGGAGACCCGCGACCTGGTGAAGCACTTCCCGCTGACCCAGGGGATCGTCTTCAAGAAGCAGTACGGTGCGGTTCGGGCGGTCGACGGGGTCAACCTGCAACTGCGCCGGGGGGAGACCCTCGGGGTCGTCGGCGAGTCCGGCTGCGGCAAGTCGACCCTGGCCCGGATGCTGGTCGGGTTGGAGACGCCGACCTCCGGTGACCTGTTCGTGCAGGGCCGGAACATGGCCAAGGTCGGTGCCGAGGAGCGGCGGCGGGGCCGGCGCAACATCCAGCTGGTGATGCAGGACCCGTACACCTCGCTGAACCCCCGGATGACCGTCGGTGACATCATCGGCGAGCCGTTCGAGGTGCACCCGGACGTGGTGCCCAAGGGGCAGCGGCGGCGGAAGGTGCAGGAGCTGCTGGAGCTGGTCGGTCTCAACCCCGACCACATCAACCGGTACCCGCACCAGTTCTCCGGCGGTCAGCGGCAGCGCATCGGCATCGCCCGGGCCCTGGCGCTCAACCCGGAGATCATCCTCTGTGACGAGCCGGTGTCGGCGCTTGACGTCTCCATCCAGGCCCAGGTGATCAACCTGCTGGAGAAGCTCCAGAACGAGCTGGGTCTGTCGTACATCTTCATCGCCCACGACCTGTCGGTGGTCCGGCACATCGCCGACCGGGTAGCGGTGATGTACCTCGGCAAGATCGTCGAGGTCGGCACCGAGGACGAGATCTACGAGACGCCGACCCATCCGTACACCCAGGCGCTGCTGTCGGCGGTGCCCGTGCCGGACCCGAAGCTGCGGGGCCAGCGGGACCAGATCGTGCTGACCGGCGATGTGCCCTCCCCGGCCAACCCGCCGTCGGGTTGCCGGTTCCGGACCCGCTGCTGGAAGGCGCAGGACATCTGCGCCGAGCAGGAGCCGCTGCTGGAGGTCCGGGACAAGTCCGGCCACCCGAGCGCCTGCCACTTCGCCGAGGTACGCGACGTGGTGCACGCTACGGAGTAG
- a CDS encoding chorismate mutase has product MEQSGVPAGAGLSDRTGGAEATDAVKPGTGTTEPMAAARIAEIRTRIDEIDRTLIELWRERSALSREVGATRLASGGTRLVLSREQEILERFNSALGADGTQLALLLLRAGRGPL; this is encoded by the coding sequence ATGGAGCAGAGTGGCGTCCCGGCCGGCGCCGGCCTTTCCGACCGCACCGGCGGTGCCGAGGCGACGGACGCGGTGAAGCCGGGCACCGGGACCACGGAGCCGATGGCCGCCGCCCGGATCGCCGAGATCCGGACCCGGATCGACGAGATCGACCGTACCCTCATCGAGCTGTGGCGGGAACGGTCCGCCCTGTCCCGCGAGGTGGGGGCCACCCGACTGGCCTCCGGCGGAACCCGGCTGGTGCTCTCCCGCGAGCAGGAGATCCTGGAGCGCTTCAACAGCGCCCTCGGCGCCGACGGCACCCAGCTCGCCCTGCTGCTCCTGCGCGCCGGCCGAGGACCGCTCTGA
- the pcrA gene encoding DNA helicase PcrA, producing MHPLFDIPVSPPEQPPRRAAPSGLDPLQLVADLNGPQREAVTHAGSPLLIVAGAGSGKTRVLTHRIAYLLAAREVHPGEIIAITFTNKAAGEMKERVAALVGPRARLMWVSTFHSACVRILRAEHEHAGLKSTFSIYDADDSRRLMQMVARELDLDPKRYPARGLAAQVSNLKNELVDPETFAARASGPNERALAEAYTLYQRRLREAHALDFDDLIMTTVHLLQSHPHVAESYRRRFRHVLVDEYQDTNHAQYVLIKELVSGTEGLAPAELCVVGDADQSIYAFRGATIRNILEFERDFADARTILLEQNYRSTQTILNAANAVIDRNTSRKPKRLWSDAGQGEPIVAYVADTEHAEADWVAREIDRLVDADEARPGDVAVFYRTNAQSRVFEEVFIRVGLPYKVVGGVRFYERKEVRDALAYLRAVVNDDDTVSLRRVLNTPRRGIGERAEACVEALAARDRISFGAALRRAKEAPGISSRAANGIADFVALLDSARELADEGTPEEVLEAVLTRSGYLTELEESLDPQDVGRVDNLQELVSVAREYTERIEATGEEGERATLAGFLEQVALVADADQVPTDDPDHQGVVTLMTLHTAKGLEFPVVFLTGLEDGVFPHLRSLGDTRELEEERRLAYVGITRARQRLYLSRAVTRSAWGQPSYNPPSRFVEELPPELVRWERTEGTYTSWGGGGGGVGGRSERTPGGRGTFTGGTPRAVQLARKLGVDGSRLATASDLPQGPKVAAGDRVNHQRYGLGRVVTVEGHGPGARAQIDFGDQTLWLVLRHAPIDKL from the coding sequence ATGCATCCTCTCTTCGACATCCCCGTGTCCCCGCCGGAGCAACCGCCGCGTCGGGCCGCGCCGAGCGGCCTCGACCCGTTGCAACTCGTGGCCGACCTCAACGGTCCGCAACGGGAGGCGGTGACCCACGCCGGGTCGCCGCTGCTGATCGTCGCCGGTGCCGGTTCGGGCAAGACCCGGGTGCTCACCCACCGGATCGCCTACCTGCTCGCCGCGCGGGAGGTGCACCCCGGCGAGATCATCGCGATCACCTTCACCAACAAGGCCGCCGGTGAGATGAAGGAGCGGGTGGCCGCCCTGGTCGGTCCGCGCGCCCGACTGATGTGGGTCTCCACCTTCCACTCGGCCTGTGTACGGATTCTGCGCGCCGAGCACGAGCACGCCGGCCTGAAGTCGACCTTCTCGATCTACGACGCGGACGACTCCCGTCGGTTGATGCAGATGGTCGCCCGGGAGCTGGATCTCGACCCCAAGCGCTACCCCGCCCGAGGGCTGGCCGCCCAGGTCTCCAACCTGAAGAACGAACTGGTCGATCCGGAGACCTTCGCCGCCCGGGCCTCCGGGCCCAACGAGCGGGCGCTGGCCGAGGCGTACACCCTCTATCAGCGGCGGCTGCGGGAGGCGCACGCCCTCGACTTCGACGACTTGATCATGACGACGGTGCACCTGCTCCAGTCGCACCCGCACGTCGCGGAGAGCTACCGGCGTCGGTTCCGGCACGTCCTGGTCGACGAGTACCAGGACACCAACCACGCGCAGTACGTGCTGATCAAGGAGTTGGTCTCCGGCACCGAGGGGCTGGCACCGGCCGAGCTGTGCGTGGTCGGTGACGCCGACCAGTCGATCTACGCCTTCCGGGGCGCGACCATCCGCAACATCCTGGAGTTCGAGCGCGACTTCGCCGACGCCCGCACCATCCTGCTGGAGCAGAACTACCGCTCCACCCAGACCATCCTGAACGCCGCGAACGCGGTGATCGACCGCAACACCTCCCGCAAACCCAAGCGGCTGTGGAGCGACGCCGGCCAGGGCGAGCCGATCGTGGCGTACGTCGCCGACACCGAGCACGCCGAGGCCGACTGGGTGGCCCGGGAGATCGACCGGCTGGTCGACGCCGACGAGGCCCGGCCGGGGGATGTGGCGGTCTTCTACCGCACCAACGCCCAGTCCCGGGTCTTCGAGGAGGTGTTCATCCGGGTCGGCCTGCCGTACAAGGTCGTCGGCGGGGTGCGCTTCTACGAGCGCAAGGAGGTCCGGGACGCCCTGGCCTACCTGCGCGCCGTGGTCAACGACGACGACACCGTAAGCCTGCGCCGCGTCCTCAACACCCCGCGTCGGGGCATCGGCGAGCGCGCCGAGGCGTGTGTGGAGGCGCTGGCCGCCCGCGACCGGATCTCCTTCGGTGCGGCCCTGCGTCGGGCCAAGGAGGCCCCGGGCATCTCCAGCCGGGCGGCCAACGGCATCGCCGACTTCGTGGCCCTGCTCGACTCCGCCCGGGAGTTGGCCGACGAGGGCACCCCGGAGGAGGTGCTGGAGGCGGTGCTGACCCGCTCGGGATACCTGACCGAGTTGGAGGAGAGCCTCGACCCGCAGGACGTCGGGCGGGTCGACAACCTTCAGGAACTCGTCAGCGTCGCCCGGGAGTACACCGAACGGATCGAGGCGACCGGCGAGGAGGGGGAGCGGGCCACCCTGGCCGGCTTCCTGGAGCAGGTGGCGCTGGTCGCCGACGCCGACCAGGTGCCGACCGACGATCCGGACCACCAGGGGGTGGTCACCCTGATGACCCTGCACACCGCCAAGGGCCTGGAGTTCCCGGTGGTCTTCCTCACCGGCCTGGAGGACGGGGTCTTCCCGCACCTGCGCTCCCTCGGCGACACCCGGGAGCTGGAGGAGGAGCGTCGGCTGGCGTACGTCGGCATCACCCGGGCCCGGCAGCGGCTCTACCTCTCCCGGGCGGTGACCCGGTCGGCCTGGGGGCAGCCCTCCTACAACCCCCCCTCCCGGTTCGTCGAGGAACTGCCCCCGGAACTGGTCCGCTGGGAGCGGACCGAAGGGACGTACACCTCCTGGGGTGGCGGGGGCGGCGGGGTGGGTGGCCGCTCCGAGCGCACCCCCGGCGGGCGTGGCACCTTCACCGGGGGCACCCCCCGGGCGGTGCAGTTGGCCCGCAAGCTCGGGGTGGACGGCAGCCGCCTGGCCACCGCCAGCGACCTGCCGCAGGGGCCGAAGGTCGCCGCCGGGGACCGGGTCAACCACCAGCGGTACGGGTTGGGGCGGGTGGTCACCGTGGAGGGGCACGGCCCCGGTGCCCGGGCCCAGATCGACTTCGGTGACCAGACCCTCTGGTTGGTGCTGCGGCACGCCCCCATCGACAAGCTCTGA
- a CDS encoding ATP-binding cassette domain-containing protein — MNELYSAGQPPAGHRAHVRADGVRVVRGGRVVLSEVSVTVSARSRLAIVGENGRGKTTLLHVLAGTITPDQGTVDRAGTIGLAEQALPAYDGETVGTLVGAATRESRRALRALDQAATALTEGVRGADDAYAAALDAATRLDAWDAERRVDMALAGLDACTDRQRPLSTLSVGQRYRVRLACLLGARYDLLMLDEPTNHLDAASLAFLTGRLREHPGGVVVVTHDRALLRDVATEFLDLDPSEDGRPRLFAGGYAGWQEGRRRERERWERDYEAQQVEHQRLTDAVTEAQLRLSTGWRPEKGHGKHQRQSRAPGVVQALRRRQEDLAAHRLTVPEPPLRLRWPDLSTRGRSPLLRCTEVTVTGRLRTPVTLSLDGADRLLVTGPNGAGKSTLLAVLAKELTPSTGEVDHLSRARVALLGQEVPAWPPTLLAYELYDRHVGHLQSRGRLGEHERLPLTATQLLDREALRTPVGRMSQGQQRRLNLALRLAERPDLLLLDEPTNHLSAPLVDELTAALRQTSAAVVVATHDRQMLADLADWPALSLADPEVV, encoded by the coding sequence GTGAATGAGTTGTATTCCGCCGGCCAACCGCCGGCAGGCCACCGGGCGCACGTACGGGCGGACGGCGTACGGGTGGTGCGGGGCGGGCGGGTCGTGCTGTCCGAGGTCAGCGTCACCGTCTCGGCCCGCTCCCGGCTGGCCATCGTCGGTGAGAACGGCCGGGGCAAGACCACCTTGCTGCACGTCCTGGCCGGGACGATCACACCCGATCAGGGCACGGTGGACCGGGCCGGCACCATCGGCCTGGCCGAGCAGGCCCTCCCGGCGTACGACGGCGAGACGGTGGGCACCCTCGTCGGGGCCGCCACCCGGGAGTCCCGCCGCGCCCTGCGGGCCCTGGACCAGGCGGCGACGGCCCTGACCGAGGGGGTCCGGGGTGCGGACGACGCCTACGCCGCCGCCCTGGACGCGGCCACAAGGCTGGACGCCTGGGACGCGGAGCGTCGGGTCGACATGGCCCTGGCCGGGCTGGACGCCTGCACCGACCGGCAGCGCCCGCTGTCGACCCTGTCGGTGGGTCAGCGCTACCGGGTTCGGCTGGCCTGCCTGCTGGGGGCCCGCTACGACCTGCTGATGCTGGACGAGCCGACGAACCATCTCGACGCCGCAAGCCTGGCGTTCCTCACCGGCCGGCTGCGCGAGCATCCGGGCGGGGTGGTGGTGGTGACGCACGACCGGGCCCTGCTGCGCGACGTGGCCACGGAGTTCCTGGACCTCGACCCCAGCGAGGACGGACGACCGCGGCTGTTCGCCGGCGGGTACGCCGGTTGGCAGGAGGGGCGGCGCCGAGAACGCGAACGCTGGGAGCGGGACTACGAGGCCCAGCAGGTCGAGCATCAGCGGCTGACCGACGCGGTGACTGAGGCCCAGCTTCGGCTGAGCACCGGTTGGCGCCCAGAGAAGGGACACGGCAAACACCAGCGCCAGTCCCGGGCCCCCGGGGTCGTCCAGGCCCTGCGGCGCCGCCAGGAGGACCTCGCCGCCCACCGACTCACCGTGCCGGAGCCGCCCCTGCGGCTGCGCTGGCCCGATCTGAGCACTCGGGGTCGGTCACCTCTCCTGCGCTGTACGGAGGTCACCGTGACCGGGCGGCTGCGTACCCCGGTCACCCTGAGCCTCGACGGCGCGGACCGGCTGTTGGTGACCGGCCCCAACGGGGCGGGCAAGTCCACCCTGCTGGCGGTGCTGGCCAAGGAGCTGACCCCCTCCACCGGGGAGGTGGATCATCTGTCGCGGGCCCGGGTAGCCCTGCTGGGGCAGGAGGTGCCGGCCTGGCCGCCCACCCTCCTGGCGTACGAGCTGTACGACCGGCATGTCGGCCACCTCCAGAGCCGGGGGCGCCTCGGCGAACACGAGCGGCTGCCGCTGACCGCCACCCAGTTGCTCGACCGGGAGGCCCTTCGCACCCCGGTAGGGCGGATGTCGCAGGGGCAGCAACGCCGGTTGAACCTGGCGCTGCGGCTGGCCGAACGGCCGGATCTGCTGCTCCTCGACGAGCCCACCAATCACCTGTCCGCCCCGCTTGTCGACGAGTTGACCGCCGCCCTGCGCCAGACCTCGGCGGCGGTCGTCGTCGCCACTCACGACCGGCAGATGCTCGCCGACCTGGCGGACTGGCCCGCCCTGTCGCTGGCCGACCCAGAGGTGGTCTGA